A single uncultured Acetobacterium sp. DNA region contains:
- a CDS encoding GntR family transcriptional regulator, which produces MKGDTLINHKYEEIAENIKYKIQKNFYLINSAIPPENTLADEYGVSRITIRNAISKLIDEGYIFSIPGKGNYVLEKNNDKYLISLKTDRLLKKPYQRVELLGSEIIKPTIDLVYHLRIAPDSRVVHIRWILIDEEKPIAYDIQYIPYFPGITVWNDNFEYTSFSEILSQKNKLFQMRGEMNVSGINCEMEIAEILKIPVDAPVMQITQKILDDDEPMGFRQLFIKREWCCIRGTSHQE; this is translated from the coding sequence ATGAAGGGGGACACGCTCATTAATCACAAATATGAAGAAATTGCAGAGAATATAAAATATAAAATTCAAAAGAACTTCTATTTAATTAATTCGGCAATCCCCCCAGAAAATACCCTAGCTGATGAGTATGGTGTCAGTCGGATCACGATCCGCAATGCTATTTCAAAGTTAATTGATGAAGGCTATATTTTTTCGATCCCGGGAAAAGGAAATTATGTGCTTGAAAAGAACAATGATAAATATCTGATTTCTTTAAAAACGGATCGGCTCTTAAAGAAGCCATATCAACGGGTTGAGCTTTTGGGTTCGGAAATTATCAAACCAACCATTGATTTAGTATACCACCTCAGAATAGCGCCAGATTCTCGGGTTGTTCATATCCGTTGGATTCTGATTGATGAAGAAAAACCGATCGCTTATGATATCCAGTACATTCCTTATTTTCCGGGAATAACAGTTTGGAATGATAATTTTGAATATACCAGCTTCAGTGAAATACTGTCGCAAAAAAATAAACTCTTTCAAATGCGGGGCGAAATGAATGTTTCAGGGATCAATTGCGAGATGGAAATTGCGGAGATATTAAAAATACCTGTGGATGCGCCAGTCATGCAGATAACACAAAAAATATTGGATGATGATGAACCGATGGGATTTCGGCAGCTGTTTATAAAAAGAGAGTGGTGTTGCATTCGTGGGACTTCGCATCAGGAATAA
- a CDS encoding cobalamin-dependent protein (Presence of a B(12) (cobalamin)-binding domain implies dependence on cobalamin itself, in one of its several forms, or in some unusual lineages, dependence on a cobalamin-like analog.) → MNTLTNNTMNASTFDSIVEAMKKIEEKKVLKLVNYAIREGGSQAQIIEAIQLGLDLIGHYFEEGKYGVTDLMMAGIIFEEVLKLPSLKLINEESGEPIGRILLCTIERDLHDIGKSIFKSAALMSNFEIIDIGINVTSQEILEATLKHKPDIIAISSILAEGVRYIKAVNEKLMEAGIRDQVKIIVGGLSTHSQAIEYTGVDAFANDVYEGVKQCKIWINEGGHAH, encoded by the coding sequence ATGAATACATTGACTAATAACACAATGAATGCTTCGACGTTTGACAGTATCGTCGAGGCAATGAAAAAAATTGAAGAAAAAAAAGTTCTGAAGCTGGTGAATTATGCAATTCGTGAAGGTGGATCGCAAGCACAGATTATCGAGGCGATTCAACTGGGATTAGATCTGATTGGTCATTATTTTGAAGAAGGAAAATACGGCGTCACTGATTTAATGATGGCTGGTATTATTTTTGAAGAGGTCTTAAAGTTGCCGAGCTTAAAACTGATCAATGAGGAATCAGGAGAGCCAATTGGCAGAATTCTGCTTTGCACCATCGAGCGAGATTTGCATGATATTGGAAAATCAATTTTTAAAAGCGCTGCGTTGATGTCAAACTTTGAAATCATCGATATCGGGATCAATGTCACTTCCCAAGAGATTTTAGAAGCAACATTAAAGCATAAACCGGATATTATTGCCATCAGCTCAATTTTGGCAGAAGGGGTGAGATATATTAAAGCCGTCAATGAAAAGCTGATGGAAGCAGGGATCAGAGATCAGGTTAAAATTATTGTCGGCGGTCTTTCAACCCATAGTCAGGCGATTGAATATACCGGGGTTGATGCCTTTGCAAATGATGTTTATGAAGGCGTTAAACAGTGCAAAATCTGGATAAATGAAGGGGGACACGCTCATTAA